One Maribacter cobaltidurans genomic window carries:
- the pnuC gene encoding nicotinamide riboside transporter PnuC: MSLIFDFFLGPYKDKETFIIVIEAIVFVTGILSVWYAKKENILVYPTGLVATVLTVYLLYRDRLMGDMMMNFYFSVMSIYGWWNWARTRNNKKVVHISRTNTREKIIGFGLFLMTMIVTYVVYRIFDVEIGPSNYIDIFTSGVFFTGMWYMALKKLENWTLWILADIITVPLYAYRGWGMLSLQYLIFTILAIQGYFEWKKSIDNNRQTS; the protein is encoded by the coding sequence ATGAGCCTCATTTTTGATTTTTTCCTAGGACCTTACAAGGATAAGGAGACATTTATTATCGTGATTGAGGCGATTGTTTTTGTGACCGGAATCCTAAGTGTATGGTACGCCAAAAAGGAAAATATTCTGGTGTACCCCACAGGTTTGGTAGCTACTGTCCTCACGGTCTATCTATTGTATCGAGATAGGCTGATGGGGGATATGATGATGAATTTCTATTTTTCGGTCATGAGCATATATGGATGGTGGAACTGGGCAAGGACAAGGAACAATAAAAAAGTGGTTCATATTTCCAGAACTAATACTAGAGAGAAGATTATTGGGTTTGGCCTTTTTCTTATGACCATGATTGTTACTTATGTGGTCTATCGAATTTTTGATGTAGAAATCGGTCCCTCCAACTATATAGATATTTTCACTTCCGGAGTATTTTTTACGGGAATGTGGTATATGGCTCTTAAAAAGCTGGAAAATTGGACACTTTGGATTTTAGCCGATATCATAACGGTACCACTCTATGCCTATAGAGGTTGGGGCATGCTTTCCCTACAATATCTTATATTTACCATCTTGGCTATCCAAGGTTATTTTGAATGGAAGAAAAGTATAGACAACAACCGTCAGACATCTTAA
- a CDS encoding AAA family ATPase, with protein MEEKYRQQPSDILKVVLFGPESTGKTTLSEQLARHYNTVWVPEYAREYLQNKWNNERKTCEPEDLLPIAEGQMQLENDLTKKATEILICDTDLLETKVYSEAYYVGDCDPTLEKYAIENTYDLYLLTYIDIPWEADDLRDKPNEREEMFEYFRATLEKYNRNFIILKGNKKERLKLAVEHIDNLLGK; from the coding sequence ATGGAAGAAAAGTATAGACAACAACCGTCAGACATCTTAAAAGTGGTCCTTTTTGGCCCGGAGTCGACGGGAAAAACCACCTTGTCCGAACAACTCGCTAGACATTATAATACGGTATGGGTTCCAGAGTACGCAAGGGAATACCTTCAAAACAAATGGAACAACGAACGTAAGACCTGTGAACCAGAAGATTTGTTACCTATCGCCGAAGGCCAAATGCAACTGGAAAACGACCTGACCAAAAAAGCTACAGAGATTCTCATTTGCGATACTGATTTACTGGAAACAAAGGTATATTCAGAGGCCTATTATGTTGGGGATTGCGACCCTACATTAGAAAAGTATGCCATTGAAAACACGTATGACCTATATCTGCTAACCTATATAGATATTCCTTGGGAGGCGGACGATTTACGCGATAAACCCAATGAAAGAGAGGAAATGTTTGAATATTTCAGGGCGACTTTAGAGAAGTATAATCGCAATTTTATTATCTTAAAAGGGAATAAAAAAGAGCGGCTTAAGCTTGCAGTAGAACATATAGATAATTTACTAGGAAAATGA
- a CDS encoding DUF4301 family protein, whose amino-acid sequence MIEFTEQDKNQMAKKGIAKEKVLDQINTFKEGIPFVDLQSAAVVGNGIYRFTDQEEQDLIALYENRVKDLDVLKFVPASGAASRMFKALFAFLDNYNPKKETLKSYLERKGDKDIKILSEGMDKMPFYDKVMSRLPDSIDAEGEKVYLFVRELLGENALNYGFYPKGLLPFHKYGENTATPFEEHLKEGALYASSSNASNLHFTISEQHEEMFQSELKEVGDRVSKDTGTSFAVDYSFQKPSTDTIAVDMANKPFRNPDGSVLFRPGGHGALIENLNEQDADIIFIKNIDNVAVMEGAKAVADSKKTLAGILLKVQDKAFKYAKMLDDANATQADLVEIKEFLENELNVKFKEGFGSLSEEEKINLLKSKINRPIRICGMVKNEGEPGGGPFWIKNAKGEISLQIIESAQIDMNNEEQVNILQNSTHFNPVDLVCGIRDFNGNKYNLMDFVDSKQGFITGKTKDGKELKALELPGLWNGAMAHWNTIMVEVPLVTFNPVKTVLDLLKDSHQA is encoded by the coding sequence ATGATAGAATTTACAGAACAGGACAAAAATCAAATGGCAAAAAAAGGAATTGCCAAAGAGAAAGTATTGGACCAAATCAACACGTTTAAAGAAGGCATACCTTTCGTGGATTTGCAGAGTGCGGCTGTTGTTGGAAATGGTATATATCGTTTTACTGATCAAGAAGAACAAGATTTAATCGCCTTGTACGAAAACAGGGTTAAAGACTTGGATGTACTCAAGTTTGTTCCAGCTTCTGGTGCGGCCTCTCGCATGTTCAAGGCTTTATTTGCTTTTTTGGATAATTATAACCCCAAGAAAGAAACTTTAAAATCTTATCTAGAACGCAAAGGCGATAAGGATATAAAAATACTGTCGGAAGGAATGGATAAAATGCCCTTCTACGATAAAGTCATGAGTAGGTTGCCTGATTCAATTGATGCAGAAGGGGAAAAAGTCTATCTGTTTGTACGAGAATTGTTGGGCGAGAATGCCTTGAATTACGGATTTTATCCAAAGGGCCTATTGCCATTTCATAAATACGGTGAAAATACGGCGACCCCTTTTGAAGAACATTTAAAGGAGGGTGCCTTGTATGCAAGCTCCTCTAATGCCTCAAATTTACACTTTACCATTTCTGAGCAGCATGAAGAAATGTTTCAATCCGAACTTAAAGAGGTAGGCGATAGAGTTTCCAAGGACACCGGGACTTCATTTGCTGTTGATTATTCATTTCAAAAACCTTCTACGGATACTATTGCGGTGGATATGGCGAACAAACCATTTAGAAATCCAGACGGATCTGTTTTGTTCAGACCTGGAGGCCATGGAGCTCTAATAGAAAATTTAAACGAACAGGACGCGGATATCATCTTTATTAAAAATATTGATAATGTCGCCGTTATGGAAGGTGCCAAGGCCGTAGCGGACAGCAAGAAAACATTAGCCGGAATTTTACTAAAAGTACAGGACAAGGCTTTTAAATATGCCAAAATGTTGGATGATGCCAATGCTACCCAAGCCGATTTAGTAGAGATTAAAGAGTTTTTGGAGAATGAATTAAACGTAAAATTCAAGGAAGGATTTGGTTCATTGTCCGAGGAAGAAAAAATAAACCTTTTAAAGTCCAAAATAAATAGACCCATTAGAATTTGTGGAATGGTAAAGAATGAAGGGGAACCTGGTGGGGGACCTTTCTGGATTAAAAATGCAAAAGGTGAAATCTCCTTACAAATTATAGAATCTGCTCAAATAGATATGAATAATGAAGAACAGGTGAACATTTTGCAGAATTCTACTCATTTCAACCCAGTGGATTTGGTTTGCGGAATTAGGGATTTTAATGGCAACAAGTACAATTTGATGGATTTCGTGGATAGCAAACAAGGTTTTATAACAGGAAAGACTAAGGACGGTAAAGAACTAAAAGCTTTGGAATTACCTGGTTTATGGAATGGGGCAATGGCCCATTGGAATACCATTATGGTAGAGGTGCCTTTGGTAACCTTTAACCCTGTGAAAACAGTATTGGATTTGTTAAAAGATTCGCATCAAGCTTAA
- a CDS encoding sigma-54-dependent transcriptional regulator, whose amino-acid sequence MKTNMPKILIIEDDTSFAKMLQRFFTKKGYEVFLSSSGKDGSKQIKENAPDLILTDLRLPDLNGIQLIASIGENIPIIVMTGYAEVQTAVEAMKQGAFDYVSKPFTPDQILQTIEKALDKGERASSFVSKDIKESESNTDDDLNSGKEGKNVEFVSSATKKLDEYISLVAPTDMSVLIIGKSGSGKEVTAKSIHNKSKRHDKPFVALDCGAIPKELAASEFFGHLKGSFTGAVSDKVGSFEAASGGTLFLDEVGNLSYQNQIQLLRALQERKIKRIGSNKEIEVDVRIISATNEDLKEAVGRGNFREDLYHRLNEFSLQIPSLIERLEDLPVLAYHFLKVSNQKLGKNIQDFSNQVWDIFMTYHWPGNIRELQNIIKRAVLLTDGNEIIPDVLPSEMLAPSEITASSVNLTKEEFEKEQILNALKRTNYNKSKAAKLLQVTRKTLYNRIHHYNLDI is encoded by the coding sequence ATGAAGACCAATATGCCCAAGATTTTGATCATAGAGGATGATACCTCATTTGCCAAGATGCTCCAACGTTTTTTTACAAAAAAAGGATATGAGGTATTCCTGAGTTCCTCGGGTAAAGATGGATCAAAACAAATTAAGGAAAACGCGCCAGACTTAATATTGACCGACCTTAGGCTTCCCGATCTAAATGGAATCCAACTCATTGCCTCAATTGGCGAGAATATTCCGATTATTGTAATGACCGGATATGCAGAAGTTCAAACCGCCGTAGAGGCAATGAAACAAGGTGCTTTTGACTATGTCTCTAAACCTTTTACCCCAGACCAAATTTTACAGACCATAGAAAAGGCATTGGACAAAGGGGAAAGAGCTTCCTCATTCGTATCCAAGGATATTAAGGAGAGCGAGTCGAATACAGATGATGATTTAAATTCTGGAAAGGAGGGGAAGAATGTGGAATTTGTGAGTTCGGCTACAAAAAAATTGGATGAATATATTTCTTTGGTGGCACCAACGGATATGTCCGTTCTCATTATCGGTAAAAGTGGATCGGGTAAAGAGGTGACCGCCAAATCAATACATAATAAAAGTAAAAGGCATGACAAGCCGTTCGTAGCTTTGGATTGTGGGGCAATACCTAAAGAATTGGCGGCTAGTGAATTCTTTGGCCATTTGAAGGGGAGTTTTACCGGAGCTGTTTCTGATAAGGTAGGTAGCTTTGAAGCCGCCAGTGGTGGCACCCTTTTTCTGGATGAGGTAGGCAATCTTTCCTATCAAAACCAAATTCAACTGCTAAGGGCGTTACAGGAAAGAAAAATCAAGCGCATAGGCAGTAATAAGGAAATTGAGGTAGATGTCCGAATCATTTCGGCAACTAATGAAGATTTAAAGGAGGCTGTAGGTAGAGGTAATTTTAGAGAGGACCTTTATCATAGATTAAATGAGTTTTCACTGCAAATTCCTTCATTAATAGAGAGATTGGAAGATTTGCCTGTTTTGGCATATCATTTTCTAAAAGTCTCCAACCAAAAGCTGGGAAAGAACATTCAGGATTTTTCAAATCAGGTTTGGGATATATTTATGACCTATCATTGGCCCGGTAATATCAGGGAGCTACAAAATATTATCAAAAGGGCTGTTTTGCTCACTGATGGCAATGAAATTATACCCGATGTGCTACCCTCAGAAATGCTTGCTCCTTCTGAAATAACAGCTAGTTCGGTAAACTTGACCAAGGAGGAATTTGAAAAGGAACAAATATTAAATGCCTTGAAGAGAACAAATTACAATAAATCCAAAGCGGCTAAATTATTACAAGTAACCCGAAAGACTTTATATAATAGAATCCACCATTACAACTTGGATATTTAG
- a CDS encoding hybrid sensor histidine kinase/response regulator → METSKNKFTFKIVVSYLLLLVLAGIVTYFVYSEVGSYLKKEVGENGDSKLLRTGSLITQLYEAEGLSKLALQSKEKKDFDNYILKTDSITKDIDQLKISTTSDYQKKLLDSLQILLERKVANNKVLRTLKTKDKTSTAIQKALKEFDQLEESLGVITPKGIAPNIDELSPKAQSVIRDIAKYLNENVPENNKGENALEADSVLQASKALLEEVEKENRINENSLALREITIIKTDLELSQQLRSILTSFEQEILVNTINENIKKETALNRSIRLAIIAAILGFIVVGIFIFILNRDFWKASLYRQKLEKEKKYSEALLKSREQLLGTVSHDLRTPLNAIIGYTHLLEESNISQAQSRHLGHIKSATDYVNNLVNDLLDFSQLEAGKMTLEKVPFSLYSLLMETVEDFRTIHEKKDLTTTLHIDKALKRSIINDPIRIRQIVSNLLGNAYKFTNQGEVRLEALPCDHGKKVKIIISDTGIGISKDEQQQIFNEFTQIKDKDLKKYGGYGLGLTISKKLTELLGGTIGLESDLGKGSTFTLELPVTYSKEKEVPKPKEVREFPLAGFKILIIDDDPSFLQLLGEMLKSENIKTHLFTDFHQIKKDSPLIYDLVLTDIEMPQATGFEVVKKLKQESYFHYKDQPIVAMTGRRDINKTLFLKKGFNDVLIKPFTKTEILNTVYGLISVPKKEDVITIENENHNTSMFQLTYIKSFLGDDEESVQEILKTFREESSRNLEELEHALIAKDYKSLGAISHRMLPMFRQLQITSCIPILEKFEKNNEENLKTLALQLKSLKGKMVQLNAQLDKELN, encoded by the coding sequence ATGGAAACGTCCAAGAACAAGTTTACCTTTAAAATTGTTGTTAGTTATCTCTTGCTACTGGTTTTGGCTGGAATTGTTACTTATTTTGTGTATTCTGAAGTAGGTTCATACCTGAAAAAAGAGGTGGGTGAAAATGGTGATTCCAAATTACTAAGGACCGGTTCCCTAATAACACAACTCTATGAAGCAGAAGGATTATCCAAACTTGCATTACAGTCCAAGGAGAAAAAGGATTTTGATAATTATATTCTCAAGACAGACTCCATTACCAAAGACATAGACCAATTAAAAATCTCCACTACAAGTGACTATCAAAAAAAGCTATTGGACAGCCTTCAAATACTATTAGAAAGAAAAGTAGCCAACAATAAAGTATTAAGAACACTTAAAACGAAAGATAAGACAAGTACAGCCATTCAAAAGGCCTTGAAAGAGTTTGACCAATTAGAGGAATCCTTGGGAGTTATTACACCAAAAGGTATAGCGCCCAACATAGACGAATTATCTCCAAAAGCACAGTCGGTTATAAGGGATATAGCCAAATACTTAAATGAAAATGTACCTGAAAATAACAAAGGAGAAAACGCCCTAGAGGCCGATAGCGTTTTACAAGCTTCAAAAGCTCTTCTGGAGGAAGTAGAAAAGGAGAACAGAATCAATGAAAACAGTTTAGCCCTTAGGGAAATAACCATTATTAAAACAGATCTGGAACTGTCTCAACAACTGCGAAGTATTCTTACTTCCTTTGAACAGGAAATTTTGGTAAATACTATCAATGAGAACATTAAGAAAGAAACTGCCCTGAATAGAAGTATAAGATTAGCTATTATTGCCGCAATTCTTGGCTTTATAGTAGTAGGCATATTTATTTTTATTCTCAACAGGGATTTTTGGAAGGCAAGTCTTTATCGGCAAAAACTGGAGAAAGAAAAAAAATATTCCGAGGCACTTTTAAAGAGTAGGGAACAACTTTTAGGAACAGTGAGTCATGACCTAAGGACGCCGCTTAATGCCATAATAGGGTATACCCATCTCTTGGAAGAATCTAACATTTCCCAAGCCCAGAGCAGACATCTTGGACATATTAAATCCGCCACAGATTATGTAAACAATTTGGTAAACGACCTACTTGATTTTTCCCAATTGGAAGCCGGTAAGATGACGCTAGAGAAGGTTCCTTTTTCACTATATTCCCTACTGATGGAGACGGTAGAGGATTTTAGGACCATACATGAAAAGAAAGATTTAACTACTACACTTCATATTGATAAAGCACTTAAAAGGAGCATTATAAACGACCCTATCAGAATCAGGCAGATTGTTTCAAACCTGTTGGGAAATGCTTACAAATTTACCAACCAAGGAGAAGTTCGTTTAGAGGCCTTACCATGTGACCATGGAAAAAAAGTAAAAATCATCATATCTGATACAGGAATTGGAATTTCAAAAGATGAGCAGCAACAAATCTTTAACGAATTCACACAAATCAAGGACAAAGATTTAAAAAAGTATGGAGGATATGGTTTAGGGTTGACCATTTCTAAAAAACTTACCGAATTATTGGGAGGGACCATTGGACTAGAGAGCGATTTGGGCAAGGGCAGTACATTTACCTTAGAGTTGCCTGTAACATATTCCAAGGAAAAGGAAGTACCTAAACCTAAAGAGGTTCGAGAGTTTCCGCTTGCTGGCTTTAAAATACTAATTATAGACGATGACCCTTCTTTTTTACAATTATTGGGGGAGATGCTAAAAAGTGAAAATATAAAAACACATCTCTTTACAGATTTTCATCAAATAAAAAAAGACAGTCCTTTAATCTATGACTTGGTCCTAACGGATATTGAAATGCCCCAAGCTACAGGATTTGAGGTCGTAAAAAAATTAAAACAGGAATCGTATTTTCATTACAAGGACCAACCGATTGTTGCCATGACGGGCAGACGAGATATCAATAAGACTTTGTTTTTGAAGAAAGGATTTAATGATGTTCTTATAAAACCATTTACAAAAACTGAAATCCTGAATACTGTATATGGATTGATATCAGTACCTAAAAAGGAAGATGTCATTACCATCGAGAACGAGAACCACAATACTTCTATGTTCCAACTTACATATATAAAATCCTTTTTAGGTGATGACGAAGAATCCGTTCAAGAAATTTTAAAAACATTCAGGGAAGAGAGTTCAAGAAATTTGGAAGAACTGGAACACGCCCTAATTGCCAAGGATTACAAAAGCTTAGGGGCAATTTCCCATAGAATGCTTCCTATGTTCCGCCAATTACAAATTACTTCATGTATACCGATACTGGAAAAGTTTGAGAAAAACAACGAAGAGAACCTCAAAACACTGGCCCTACAACTAAAATCCCTTAAAGGGAAAATGGTGCAGCTAAACGCTCAATTGGATAAAGAATTGAACTAA
- a CDS encoding TonB-dependent receptor — MKYSMFTTTALLGLTMGSLAQQQPTDSLEGKKVVLDEVFVSAVRVTKESPVTFSNLTKEQIKPRNLGQDVPILMNYLPSVVTTSDAGAGVGYTGIRVRGSDATRVNVTINGIPYNDAESQGTFWVNMPDFASSTESLQLQRGVGTSTNGAGAFGASLNVLTDGFSEDAYAQISSSYGSFNTFRRNIKFSTGLLNDMVEISGRLSRINSDGYIDRASSDLDSYFLQGAYKDDNTLIKALLFGGHEITYQAWNGIDANTLETDRTFNPSGIYTDENGNTQFYDNEVDDYKQDHSQLLWNEKLSDYWSTNIALHYTRGRGFFEQYREDDDFETYGFEPLIVNGEEVNTTDLIRRRWLDNNFYGTVFSATYDKDNLNLILGGGWNKYEGDHFGEVIWSEFASNSAYRDRYYDDTSKKTDFNIYSKANYNLSDQWSLYGDLQYRTVAYQANGEDTGLVDDTFNFFNPKAGVTYDLNRNNNFYFSYARANREPNRNDYENGNPRPEKLNDWELGWRYINPDVQLNTNVYYMKYQDQLVLTGELNDVGAPLRANVGDSYRLGLEVDAQIRFSDKFTWRPNLALSTNKNQDFLFQRDGALENLGNTNIAYSPDIVAGNIITYSPTDAFQVSVLSKYVGKQYMGNIDSEASVLDAYSQTDLNVQYEVAFNGFLKSIVFSGLVNNLFDADIVSNGYFFTYDDDFSVPGVITTIEGAGYYPQAGINFLLGATVNF, encoded by the coding sequence ATGAAATACTCTATGTTCACAACAACGGCCCTTTTGGGGCTAACAATGGGCTCTTTGGCCCAACAACAACCAACGGATTCCCTAGAGGGTAAAAAAGTAGTATTGGATGAGGTTTTTGTCTCCGCAGTCCGAGTAACCAAGGAATCACCTGTTACCTTTTCAAACCTGACCAAGGAACAAATTAAACCCAGAAATTTGGGTCAGGATGTTCCAATCCTCATGAACTACTTGCCCTCCGTGGTAACTACTTCCGATGCCGGAGCCGGAGTGGGCTACACGGGAATACGCGTAAGGGGTAGCGATGCTACCCGGGTTAATGTTACCATCAACGGAATTCCTTACAATGATGCCGAGTCACAAGGTACGTTTTGGGTCAATATGCCAGATTTTGCCTCCTCTACAGAAAGTCTACAATTGCAGCGTGGTGTAGGAACCTCCACCAATGGTGCGGGGGCTTTCGGAGCAAGTTTAAATGTCTTGACCGATGGTTTTTCAGAAGATGCCTATGCACAGATTTCATCTTCCTACGGTAGTTTCAATACGTTTAGGCGCAACATTAAATTCAGTACCGGTCTTTTAAACGATATGGTCGAGATTTCTGGTAGGTTATCCAGGATCAATTCCGATGGTTATATCGATAGGGCTTCTTCGGATTTGGATTCCTATTTTTTGCAAGGGGCCTATAAAGATGACAATACGCTTATAAAAGCCTTGCTTTTTGGCGGTCATGAAATAACGTATCAAGCGTGGAATGGTATTGATGCCAACACATTAGAAACCGATCGTACATTTAACCCATCGGGAATTTATACCGACGAAAACGGGAATACCCAGTTTTATGACAATGAGGTAGACGATTACAAACAGGATCACTCCCAGCTTCTATGGAACGAAAAGCTATCGGACTATTGGAGTACAAATATTGCACTGCACTATACGAGGGGCAGGGGATTTTTTGAACAATATAGGGAAGATGATGATTTTGAGACCTATGGTTTTGAACCCTTGATCGTTAATGGTGAGGAAGTAAATACGACCGATTTAATTCGAAGACGTTGGTTGGACAACAATTTTTATGGAACCGTTTTTTCTGCCACTTATGATAAGGACAATCTTAACCTAATCTTGGGAGGAGGCTGGAACAAGTATGAAGGAGACCACTTTGGCGAGGTCATTTGGTCAGAATTTGCCAGTAATAGCGCATATAGAGATCGGTACTATGATGACACCTCCAAAAAGACGGACTTCAATATATATTCCAAGGCCAATTACAATCTAAGCGACCAATGGTCTTTATACGGGGATTTACAATATAGGACCGTGGCATATCAGGCCAATGGAGAAGACACAGGTTTGGTGGATGATACCTTTAATTTTTTTAATCCCAAGGCCGGTGTCACTTATGATTTAAACCGAAACAATAATTTCTATTTCTCTTATGCCCGTGCCAATCGCGAACCAAATCGGAACGATTATGAAAACGGAAATCCAAGACCAGAAAAATTGAACGATTGGGAGCTGGGTTGGCGCTATATTAATCCAGATGTTCAATTGAACACCAATGTGTATTATATGAAATATCAAGATCAATTGGTGCTGACCGGGGAACTGAACGATGTTGGGGCACCCTTAAGAGCCAATGTGGGAGATAGTTATCGTTTAGGATTGGAAGTTGACGCCCAAATAAGATTTAGCGACAAATTTACTTGGAGACCCAACTTGGCCCTAAGTACCAATAAAAATCAAGATTTCTTATTTCAGCGAGACGGTGCGTTGGAAAATCTAGGGAATACGAACATAGCCTATTCTCCGGATATTGTGGCGGGCAACATAATTACTTATAGCCCTACGGATGCTTTTCAGGTCTCGGTATTGTCAAAATATGTGGGGAAACAGTATATGGGCAATATTGATTCCGAAGCTTCTGTTTTGGATGCCTATTCCCAAACAGATCTAAACGTTCAATATGAAGTTGCCTTCAATGGTTTCTTAAAGAGCATTGTATTTTCTGGCTTGGTCAATAATCTGTTCGATGCGGATATCGTTTCCAATGGATATTTTTTCACCTATGATGATGACTTTTCTGTTCCAGGGGTAATCACCACAATTGAAGGTGCTGGCTATTATCCTCAAGCGGGTATTAATTTCTTGCTGGGAGCTACGGTTAATTTTTAA
- a CDS encoding Rieske (2Fe-2S) protein, translating to MKRFIGLFFLLIFLACDNNSTNRNPYLQEISFRFDANLNLPLYSPLTNTGSAVLITQDGVGTRGVFIINAGFNQFRAFEASCPNHAPNECSTMTFNGQVATCPCEDYEYSLFTGQMLNRPDDGNRYYDMLEYRTSFGGNSVTVTN from the coding sequence ATGAAACGATTTATTGGCCTTTTTTTCTTGCTTATTTTTTTGGCATGTGATAACAATAGCACCAACAGAAATCCATATTTACAAGAAATAAGCTTTAGGTTCGATGCCAACCTTAATCTTCCCTTGTATAGTCCGTTGACCAATACGGGCAGTGCCGTTTTAATAACCCAGGATGGTGTCGGTACCCGAGGGGTATTTATTATCAATGCCGGTTTTAACCAATTTCGTGCCTTTGAGGCAAGCTGCCCCAACCATGCACCCAATGAGTGTTCCACCATGACCTTTAACGGACAAGTGGCCACCTGTCCCTGTGAAGATTACGAGTACAGTCTTTTTACAGGGCAAATGCTGAACAGGCCAGATGATGGAAATCGCTATTACGATATGTTGGAATATAGAACCAGTTTTGGCGGGAATAGTGTTACGGTAACCAACTAA
- the greA gene encoding transcription elongation factor GreA produces the protein MSNVSYYTAEGLKKLKEELNYLRDVERPKASQAIAEARDKGDLSENAEYDAAKEAQGLLEMKISKMEATLANARLIDESQLDTSKVLVLSTVKLKNQTNGMEMKYKLVAESEADLKSGKISVNSPIGKGLLGKSVGDTAEISVPNGTMKFDILEITRE, from the coding sequence ATGAGTAACGTATCATACTATACAGCAGAGGGACTAAAAAAGCTAAAGGAAGAATTGAATTATTTAAGGGATGTAGAGCGCCCCAAAGCTTCCCAAGCCATTGCAGAAGCCAGGGATAAGGGCGATTTGTCAGAAAATGCCGAATATGATGCCGCGAAGGAAGCACAGGGTCTTTTGGAAATGAAAATTTCAAAAATGGAGGCTACATTGGCCAATGCAAGATTAATTGATGAGTCCCAATTGGATACCTCTAAAGTGCTTGTACTTTCCACCGTAAAATTGAAGAACCAGACCAATGGTATGGAAATGAAATACAAATTGGTTGCTGAAAGTGAGGCCGATTTAAAATCGGGCAAAATTTCCGTGAACTCTCCTATTGGAAAAGGATTGTTGGGGAAAAGCGTTGGAGATACAGCTGAGATTTCGGTACCCAACGGAACCATGAAATTCGATATTCTGGAAATTACACGGGAATAA